A segment of the Phalacrocorax aristotelis chromosome 5, bGulAri2.1, whole genome shotgun sequence genome:
AGGTGGAAAGAGAATAACACAGCTAATAATCATACCTTAGATTTGTGTGCTTGGTGAATAATCTTCATtgtatctgaaagaaaatacagcattttcctAAAATAGGGCTTAATAGGCAGGTAACACCAAAATCTGTActtggggaaggaaaggcaaacAAAGCGGCAAGGTTCAAAACCTTTTATTAACAACACTTTCGTGTATTCAGTCTAAAAGAGGACAAAACACCTTAATCTCCCAGTCCTGCAGCCACAGTCTCAAACCAGTCAATCCAACATTAAGGTACTACATCCTATTGGGCTTCAGTCTGCTGGCTGAATTACGATTATGAACTAATGACCATCCCAACTGCCAGTCAAAACACATCACTTTAAATGCCAGTTAGGGTGTTTTAACCTAACAGGTTTTACACATGCAGTTGGGGCAGGACAAACAGTATTTATGCACTGTCAACTACTACAGTTAAGCTGATAGGCAGCAAGTGGTTAAGACACAGTAACCTGACCACTTCAGATCGTTCCCTGAAATTTTCCTTCTTGTGAAGAAAGCATCCGTGTAGAAATTTTGTTAAGCAAGTCCATTTTCCATGAACACGTACAGCCTCTCCTCTTTTTAATGCTACATCCTTTTCAGTAATATTTCTCTGATGTGTTTGCACAGTGTAGCACTTTAAGAAATTGTgctatacaaaaaaagaaatatcacttTCCTCTGGCAAGGTGGGCAGGGCTTTGttaacagaagggaaaaactggggaaaataatGTGGTGACTAAAGCAACCAGATGAGTGCAAAGACCCAGAGGGAATGGAAGTCAGAAGATGCCCATGCAccactaaaaacaaacaaacaaaacaaaacaaccccccccaaaaaaaacctccaaagcCTCTGTGTTTGAACAAATTCAGAATAACACATCAATCCCttcccagcaaagcagcaaaaaccAGTTCTGTTTGCCCGCTCATTTTCTGTTCTAGTTTGGTTTTGTGCATTAACACTACATGTTGAAATAGTCTGGTAAGAGAAAGatgcaagaaaattaaatataggcTAAAACAACTTTCAAAATACCAAGAACAAGTATTCAGATGTTCAGAATAACAGGGATCACATTCCCATTAGGAAGTTTGCTTCCATACCACTCTGGCCCATTTTGAAGATTTTATTGACACCGTTACAGGTCAAAATTCCTCTGTATTCCCACTGCAGAGGTcgctgaagaagcagtcttagCATGCTCTACTAATTGCAGTATTAAAAGCAAGACACACATTAAATTGCAGTTTCTAGATCCACCTTCCATAGAAGCACTGCAAAAAGACCAGGCAATCATAGCAAAAATATATTGCAGTCATGAAACCTTTCTACCACAGCAAATACAATCCCACCTCTGCCTGTTAGTTTTAAGCTTCTCCATCTAGTTtctcacatccccttttctccagcctttgCCCAGTCATTCTCTGAACTGTTGTCTCCATTTTACTTCTTCACAGCTCAACCACTGGCATCCAGCAGTTTACCATTTCTTTGTCTGCGCTATTAAATGGCTTCCCTAACTCtgttacaaaaatgaaattacagtcTGTTCTCTGTTCACATTCTAGCTGAAAAGCCTTATACCCTCTCAATTGCCTTTGCTATTTCATCCCAATTTAGTCCCACTCAATCATATTCCCAGacttttacctttatttttctggtaaTAGATCTTCCATGACAACAGGTGAGAAATCACTTTCTAAgtctgattctgtgaaacatcTACCATATTGCTCCACActcatggaaaaaataaacaaattgaGAAGCAGCTTATGAGACAAGTTGGCACCCAGGCTGCCATCAGCAGTGAAAAGATGGCAATGACAGGGTAGGGAGATGAGAAGATTGACTGAGAAAAGTTCTAGACCAAGGACAAGAATGATGTGtacaaagaaatgaagagaaaatggaagtCCTAAGCTTTAAGATGTGAGGTAAAGCAccaagcaaagaggaaaaatgcgATGGCATTATATACGATGTTGAGAGAACAAAGTGGTGCTGGATTCTGGAGAGAAGGAAGCCGAAACAGGCACAAGGCAAGAGACAGGTCCAGCTGAAATGTCTTGCACTGCcaaacaaagcagaaggaaaaatctgACTCTTACTAGCACTATGCATGCAGAATAGTGCCACTGCCATTTCATCACCACAATACGAGACAGACAGTAGAGCATAAGAGATGCCGAAAACATGAACCTGGATGATTCACACCCTGAGGGGAAGGTGAGGAActtggctttggtttttctgtgtgaaaattTCCACGCAGCTAGCACCATCCCACTCAAAGTAGGCACCCACTTACCTGGTGTAACAGGTTTTAAAGCTCCACAGTGGTTTTCACCCACATTATGTTCAGTCCTATACAGCACAATCAGGTGCTCAGCCACAATATATGCCTTGGGAAAAACTACACTGATGCTCTACGTGATGAAAGAACTACCAGCAGGGATAGGCAGCACCAGGAACACAGCTGTCTTTCATAGAATACCCTCATCTAGCCATAGCCACAGATATTAGGGGGAGGAATGTCCAAATTCAAACTTACAGTTACCTAGATTTTAAGACCTTACGtaatatattgaaaataatatttatgcCCAAGTCCTTGCCACTGACATATCATAAATCTTAATCACTAAcgctttttctgctttcattttgcacTATCTGTTTCACCATCAGCAAGAACACAGAATGaaatgcttgggttttttttttaaataggcaAATAAAGTCTATTACCACTCACATGTATTAAGTAGGTTTCTCATTCAGTTCTTTGAATCACTGTAGAGGAAGGAGTTTGTCAACTCCAAGAATATGGGAGACAGAGGATCACTTGCACCAAAAGTCCAATTTCAGACTTGCCAAGTTTAGGAAAACATGTTACTGACATCTGAGTTAAACTCCAAGAAAGGAAGTCATTTAGTCTATTTTGAAAGTATATTCTGTCCCGAACAGATGAATTCCACATGTTCATGTCAAtcttcacaaaaagaaacacatagTTTTACATTAGAGGATAAAGTCAGCTAAATTTCACACCAGGCTATTTCATTCTGTCAGCTTGTATTTAAGAGCTTTCATATCTGCTTTGAGCAAAGTTCCCCTGGTTCTCTTATATTGTGTAAACTACTTAaactatttaaatatataagcCTTAAGCATTTTCCATTTACTGCCTTCAGGTGCCACTTCACCATCCTTTCTGACTTCACAATTAGTAAATAGATACTGAAATACATAAGCACATAGAGAACTACAATTTCAAAGTGTTTGAGATCACACGATGCTCACTAGAGTAAAAACAGAGTTAAAAGGcacttacaaaaataaattaaaaaaaaacaaaaaaccatcaGTACCAATTAGCAAATAATGTATgcagcttaattaaaaaaaatacagaactttaaaataatGGTCAATTTCTGTAGATGTGATCCCAGTGACATAACCCCAGCTAAAAGAGCTGGATGGAGTTGCACATGTAGGCAGGTACTGCCACTAGCATAAGTATTTTACAGCAGTTGTCTTCTAAATTGCATAGAAACTGGTATAAGATATTATGTCTGCATTTTacaggacaaaagaaaaaacccacataccGTACTTGTAATTTttgaaaggaggaggaagtccTGTTCTTGAAGGCAcatctattaaaataaaagcacccagttaaaacaaatgtatctctttttttattattatttctagtattatattttccattattttatgCATGCATCCTGGAAATTCTTTTCATCAAAATAAACCCACGAAACTTTTTTGAGcatcaaatattaaaatacatttggcTCAGATTCTGTAGTTACTCCATATCTGATTAACTTCACTTAGGCATGAAGTCCCTCTAAACAAAAGGACCCACGATGAGTCCATGCAATTAGGATACAATCACAGGCGTCTGATCCTTCAGAAATCTGCCAGGAACATCTTGTTAATGGTTTGCATAGCATCTCTCTCCACCTTATACAAACAGCTGACAACTGTCATTTGTAAGTGAATTGTTCAGTAAACACAGCCATGTGAACCAGCCACAAAAAGGAAGCCAAACTatagaaaattaactctttagCCGCATGCAGGACACAGCCCACCAGCAACTGCAAGAACACTAACACTTTCCCTGGTGCCAGTGTTCCCAGTGACACCCAGGCATTTAACCCGGGCCTTGGAAGGCCCAGCCACTTGTGGGGTGCTGGGCAGCAAGGCAGCTGGAACAATAATTTCATCAGTAGCTTAACAATTTGTCTCAAAGCCCCgcttcaaaatacattataGTAAAGGAAGGGACACGGTTCCTTTTGGGCCAGGAACAGCACTATCCATCCATCTGTGGGATGAGTTCCAAAAAGTCTTGTTCAAGACACTAGCTTTGTCTCAAATACCAGCGAGTTGCCACACTGCACACATCAAGAGAAGTTTATTAGCattgttttttattatatttttcataacaGCAGCTGTACCATATGCTCTGAAAGTGCCTGTAGTTTTCTAAAAGCATCCTAAAATCTTGCCTATGACTGTCTAGAAGCATGGAAGTTGCTGAAAACACAATACAGCTTGAGGCCCAGGGCAATGTCCTAGGAGTTGCTCAAATGTTATCAGCTGTAACAGTTCAAGACTTGTTTAAGCTGACTTCATGCAAAAATTCGAATTATATTATTCTGCACCCTTTGAATGTCTCCATTTAGTGGGTAGAACTACACCTGCAATACCAGGGTAACACCCTAACTATTGAATTGCTGCGTGGGCTGGTCTACATTCATTAACTTTTAGATACACTGTCACTTTCAACCAGGCTTCTACAACATAAAACCCATAGATGAGTAATCTGCACTATAAAGCTCAAGGTTGAGACAGAAACTCAGAAGCAAACATGCACAGTGAGATCTCACAGTGtcaaaaacaatttttcaaGATCCTCTCTTCTCACAAATAGCAAACAGACTTGCATTCCCACATTCCACATAATGGTATAGTTCCTAAGGATCAAAGGCTCTCTAAAGTCTATTAATTTACTCCTGTTAATTTATGAATAGCTGCCTGACAGCACCACTCAAGGAGCCTGAGGCACTGAGCCAGATGCAGCAATGCCTTCCCCTCTTTTTGTCTGAACATGGGGATTTGGGCAGGGGAAGCAGTGTTCCCAAATTTAGGCATGGCGCACTGACCATGGAAGCTCTTATTAACTCCAGACCTCTCACCCAAGGGAGGAGAGCACACAGGGGATGCAAATACAAATCTGGCATCACTACCAAAGCCACAGAATTCCCATTCATTTGCTTCCCTCGACTTTCTTGCGCAGAGACATTAACACATGGGACTGAAGCAAATGAATACAACAACTGCCCCTTACCCTTCCGCACAAAAGTAATGAACTGCTTTACTGTCTGATCCAAGTTAATTCCATGATACACCACAGGTCTGAAGTTCCGGTGTTCAAAAGAGCGAACGAGACGGACTGTGATGGTTGAGTTTTCTGCTGACATGAGAATTAATTCTCAATAACCTGGAAAACATTAGAGAGAGGAATTATTGCCTTTCCTCTGTGTACAAGCACAGCTAGAAAACAAGGTGCAGGTGGGCCTCATGCAAAGATTAAAACAGGGCAAGAAATTCAATAGCGTTATGTCTTTCAGAACTTAAATTCTATTATTTCTACAGAAGCAGTAACAGGATCTCAAAACAAGCAGGGTTACCCACGATATTATTGATACTGCACATCAAATAATCCAGTATTTGTACCTGTGCTGGGCACTACAGCACCAGACTCCCTACTAAACACACAAAAACGTCATGGATAAATGCAAGTATGTTGCTTGCATTTTAAGTGACTGAAGAACTTTACCTGCTGTGTGAGTAACCTTGTGTTCTGAAAGAATGAACCAACATGAACAAAGCCAAAACCTTTTTAATATACTTATGTTGCAGAGAGCATTAATACCCTGAAAAATGCCTAAGCTGTTACACAATACTCATTTTCACTTCCCTACAGAAAGTGGGAAAAAACCTCCCCCATATATACATGCAAATAATTCTCCTGGTATATTACTACGTAATTAAGGGGttgaatttaatttataataGTAGGTCTTTAGAATGGCTCTACAGGGCTTATACTACTTTACCAGAGAGCACAACCTACAACAGAATTGCCTTATCAACCCGAGCCCCGATTCAAACAAGCCCACACATtgttctgttgggttttttctctccacAGGAAAACAAGCTATTTCATACTCTGACAATCTTCTCTGGTTTTGGTGCTGGGTATTCTTCAACAACCTTGTTTTCCAGTCACACACTAAATTGCCGCAGCAATGAGCAAAGGCTGCCATCTACGTGCTGCAGCATCAGCCAGGGGCACAGCACGACCTCTGCATCTCCTGTCCCTTAGCAGCCGTTTCAATCACCATTTCCAGTCCCACAAGGGATTTTCTCACCTGTTAATCCCtttggggagctggggaggtgaCTTTTTTGTTGTGGGGGGACATTATTTAAGTGCCCCACCATCATGCAGGTCTCCAGGTACCTCCcactttttgctgtgttttttctaGGTGTATCCTGACAAAATAAACCAGCAATATTTTCTGCAGAACGGGGGGGACAGACCTTCCACATCACAAGGCTACTTGTTTTTGCATCTCCTTAGTTAATAATTCACAGAGCTCTAATTCCATTTTCATTGTAAATAAGCTGTGATAGGCAAATAAAAGATGCCAATCAAGAAAAGCATGCTCCTCTGCACCTGAAAATAATTAGATTTATATTAAACAGCAAAGATGGATATTTTCTTGATGCTATTCCACAGGGGCTTGATATCTGGAGGGCACAGAAAAGGGGACAGCATTCAATTCACTTTCTCCTGAGTAGCATGGAAGAACGTTGTAGAAATAGAGACTTGGGAGCCCGGACAATTAGAAATCGCcgattttcatattttctggtCAAACCCAACAGGCCGACCGCACCTAGGGCTGGGACCAGGAACTACCCACCGCCTCCTCAGGGACAACATGGCAGATTCTCCTCCTCAGAGCACTAATAGGCAACACCTCTTGTGAGGAAGAGCCTCCCCCGGAGCACCACCCGCCCCAGCACATCTCCCCAAGACCGAGCGCCCTCTcgtcccctctcctctcctcccctcccctcccttcagCCCTCACACCGCCACCCCGCCCGAGAGGGACCGTTAACCGCCCTCAACCGTACCACCGACTTCCCCGCCGACACTTCCGGGTctctctcctcaccccaccTCACACAGCCCCACCAATCGCGTTCGATCTGTGCTACCCACCAC
Coding sequences within it:
- the C5H2orf76 gene encoding UPF0538 protein C2orf76 homolog isoform X1 — translated: MSAENSTITVRLVRSFEHRNFRPVVYHGINLDQTVKQFITFVRKDVPSRTGLPPPFKNYKYDTMKIIHQAHKSKTGDLVVSLEDDDKLILKEDSTLKAAGVANETELAFFCEEDYRNYKANPVSAW
- the C5H2orf76 gene encoding UPF0538 protein C2orf76 homolog isoform X2, with protein sequence MSAENSTITVRLVRSFEHRNFRPVVYHGINLDQTMCLQEQDFLLLSKITNTMKIIHQAHKSKTGDLVVSLEDDDKLILKEDSTLKAAGVANETELAFFCEEDYRNYKANPVSAW